In Coregonus clupeaformis isolate EN_2021a chromosome 7, ASM2061545v1, whole genome shotgun sequence, one genomic interval encodes:
- the LOC121569816 gene encoding cadherin-10: protein MITNHFLGLLMLSILQPINALPVAPGNTVNLLGTLPEKDDGRILQRSKRGWMWNQFFLLEEYTGNDNQYVGKLHSNMDRGDGNVKYILTGDGVGSLFLIDENSGDIHATKRLDREERAIYTLHAKVVDKRTNETLEADTEFNIKIHDINDNEPKFSKDIYFASVPEMSDVGTSVIQVTATDADDQTYGNSAKLVYSILQGQPYFSVDSDNGTIRTALPNMDRETKENYQVVIQAKDMAGQMGGLSGTTTVRITLSDENDSPPRFANHTFRLSTLESAEVGAAIGRIKANDADVGRNAEMQYSIVDRDGQDMFTIITDQNTQEGVIRVKKQLDYERQRTYSFKVEVTNTYLDPRFMYSPNPPFKDDAMVRVTIEDVDEPPVFSRKPYIIEVHEDTAAGSFVGVVSARDPDADNNPVKYSIDRHTDLERLFNIDSVNGTITTLKGLDREMSRWHNISVVATEISNPRQTTRVPVFIRVLDVNDNAPEFAMYYETFVCENVQSGQLIQTISAVDTDEPLVGHKFVFSISSSNPNFTIVDNEDNTARILTRRAGFSRHEMNTYLLPVVISDNDYPIQSSTSTLTVNVCACDSRGNMQSCNTEALLSAGLSTGALVAILLCVIILLMIVVLFAALRRQQRKKEPLIISKEDVRDNVVSYNDEGGGEEDTQAFDIGTLRNPEVMDAKKLRRDIIPEMLFPFQRTSPIKDNADVREFIHGRLHENDSDPTAPPYDSLATYAYEGSGSLAESLSSLESGCTEGDQEYDYLSNWGPPFKKLADMYIGKDTARET, encoded by the exons CTGCACTCCAACATGGACAGAGGCGATGGTAACGTGAAGTACATTCTCACTGGAGACGGGGTGGGAAGCTTGTTTTTAATAGACGAGAACTCAGGTGACATTCACGCCACTAAGAGGttggacagggaggagagggccaTATACACACTCCACGCTAAGGTGGTGGACAAGAGGACCAATGAGACACTGGAGGCTGATACTGAATTTAACATCAAGATCCACGACATCAACGACAATGAGCCAAAGTTCTCTAAAGACATTTATTTCGCCAGTGTCCCAGAGATGTCTGATGTAG GCACATCAGTTATTCAAGTCACCGCGACAGATGCTGATGATCAAACATACGGGAACAGTGCCAAGCTTGTGTACAGTATTCTACAGGGTCAACCATATTTCTCAGTGGATTCAGACAATG GCACGATCAGGACAGCCCTGCCTAACATGGACAGAGAGACCAAGGAGAACTACCAGGTTGTGATCCAGGCTAAAGATATGGCTGGCCAGATGGGTGGGTTATCAGGGACCACCACAGTCAGAATTACCCTCTCTGATGAGAATGACAGCCCACCCCGCTTTGCTAACC ATACGTTTCGTCTGAGCACTCTGGAGTCGGCTGAAGTGGGAGCGGCCATAGGTCGGATCAAGGCTAACGATGCGGACGTGGGGCGGAATGCTGAGATGCAGTATAGCATCGTCGACCGAGATGGACAGGATATGTTCACTATCATCACCGACCAAAACACACAGGAGGGCGTTATCAGGGTGAAAAAG CAACTGGATTACGAGAGACAAAGGACATACTCATTCAAAGTGGAGGTGACTAACACCTATCTGGACCCCAGGTTCATGTACAGTCCGAACCCTCCATTCAAAGACGACGCCATGGTGCGGGTGACGATAGAGGATGTGGATGAGCCGCCAGTGTTCAGCAGGAAACCTTATATCATTGAGGTGCACGAGGATACAGCCGCTGGCAGCTTTGTTGGTGTGGTGTCTGCCAGGGACCCCGATGCTGACAACAACCCAGTCAA ATACTCCATTGACCGCCATACCGATCTGGAGAGACTGTTCAACATTGATTCTGTAAACGGCACCATTACAACACTGAAAGGCCTCGACAGGGAGATGTCAAGATGGCATAACATCTCTGTTGTTGCAACTGAAATAA GTAACCCTCGCCAAACCACTCGAGTCCCAGTGTTCATCAGGGTCCTGGACGTTAACGACAATGCACCTGAATTTGCCATGTATTACGAGACATTTGTCTGTGAAAATGTCCAATCTGGACAG CTGATTCAGACGATAAGTGCGGTTGACACAGATGAACCTCTTGTTGGACATAAGTTTGTCTTCAGCATAAGCTCCTCCAATCCAAACTTCACTATCGTTGACAATGAAG ATAACACAGCCAGGATCCTGACTCGGAGGGCAGGATTCAGCCGGCATGAGATGAATACCTACCTACTGCCCGTAGTGATCTCGGACAATGACTACCCTATCCAGAGCAGCACCAGCACTTTGACTGTGAACGTGTGTGCCTGCGACAGCCGGGGGAACATGCAGTCCTGCAACACTGAGGCTCTGCTGTCTGCCGGGCTGAGCACTGGAGCCCTGGTGGCTATCCTGCTCTGTGTCATTATCCTCTTGA TGATCGTGGTGCTGTTCGCTGCCCTGAGGAGGCAGCAGAGGAAGAAGGAGCCTCTGATCATCTCCAAAGAGGATGTGAGAGACAACGTCGTCAGCTACAACGATGAAGGGGGCGGAGAGGAGGACACCCAGGCCTTTGATATCGGCACGCTGCGCAACCCAGAGGTGATGGACGCTAAGAAGCTGCGCAGGGACATCATCCCAGAGATGCTCTTTCCCTTCCAGAGGACATCACCTATAAAGGATAACGCCGACGTCAGAGAATTCATTCACGGGAGGCTCCATGAGAACGACTCGGACCCCACCGCACCGCCCTACGACTCCCTGGCCACCTACGCCTACGAGGGGAGCGGCTCGCTAGCCGAGTCCCTCAGCTCCCTGGAGTCTGGATGTACGGAGGGGGACCAGGAGTATGATTACCTCAGCAACTGGGGACCACCATTCAAAAAACTAGCAGACATGTATATAGGGAAGGACACGGCGAGAGAAACCTAG